The following proteins come from a genomic window of Alicyclobacillus dauci:
- a CDS encoding L,D-transpeptidase family protein, which translates to MVIASRFLRLTSPPMRGPDVMACQRRLLVLGYYNLSADGIFGPATERAVVAFQQASGILADGIVGPATWTALGIGEVTWGGGRYHISVDTVRNVLALYDSGTLRASYPVATGKPSTPTPIGDWVIIEKEPNPGGPFGAAWMRLSVPNGGYAIHGTDAPSSIGQSVSHGCIRMHNADVSTLYGIVPLGTLVTITGQLATTRLLYLNVPPGNDVAEVQQMLKTLGYYTGSVDGNYNPATVAAVRQFQQDIGLSPDGVVGPQTIVALQSRYDIALGDVQP; encoded by the coding sequence ATGGTTATAGCCAGCCGATTTCTGCGACTGACCTCGCCACCAATGCGCGGACCCGACGTCATGGCTTGCCAACGACGTCTCCTAGTGCTCGGCTATTACAATCTCTCTGCGGACGGCATTTTCGGCCCTGCGACGGAGCGCGCCGTGGTTGCGTTCCAACAAGCAAGTGGCATTTTAGCCGATGGCATTGTAGGCCCGGCAACGTGGACGGCACTGGGAATTGGCGAAGTAACCTGGGGCGGCGGCCGCTATCACATCAGTGTTGACACGGTTCGCAACGTACTGGCGCTGTACGATTCCGGCACCCTGAGGGCAAGTTATCCAGTGGCGACAGGGAAGCCGAGTACACCAACGCCGATCGGGGATTGGGTGATTATCGAGAAAGAGCCCAATCCAGGCGGTCCTTTTGGAGCCGCGTGGATGCGCCTATCGGTGCCCAATGGTGGGTACGCCATACATGGGACGGACGCACCTTCTTCGATTGGCCAGTCAGTTAGTCACGGCTGCATCCGGATGCACAATGCAGATGTCAGTACGCTCTACGGAATCGTGCCTCTCGGCACACTGGTCACCATCACTGGCCAACTTGCAACCACCAGACTCCTGTACCTCAACGTCCCACCCGGTAACGATGTCGCGGAGGTACAACAAATGCTCAAAACACTGGGATACTATACAGGGTCAGTCGACGGCAACTATAATCCCGCCACAGTTGCAGCTGTTCGGCAATTCCAACAGGATATCGGTCTCTCACCAGATGGCGTCGTCGGTCCACAGACTATCGTTGCACTGCAGTCACGCTACGACATCGCGCTGGGCGACGTGCAACCGTAG
- a CDS encoding DUF1641 domain-containing protein, which yields MTEATNSVGTKDVSDILLDPNVQSSLNTVLEKMPQLAQLMTALTKDEETLTSLTTVIESLPTLAKLLHLVNRLYSAAEDVVTDGATLEGVSKMAQNYTQPVLSTIQKGRHAFEVAKERSEQDQTRYSAFSLLKMLKDPTVQKGLRFTQAMLDALGEENKKA from the coding sequence GTGACAGAGGCAACAAACTCAGTGGGAACAAAGGACGTTTCTGATATTCTACTTGATCCAAATGTACAGTCGTCCCTCAACACGGTCCTCGAGAAAATGCCGCAGTTGGCACAACTCATGACCGCACTGACGAAGGACGAAGAAACGTTGACAAGCTTGACAACCGTGATCGAAAGCTTACCAACGCTCGCCAAGTTACTTCACTTGGTAAACCGCCTATACAGCGCCGCTGAAGACGTCGTCACGGACGGTGCGACACTGGAAGGCGTCTCAAAAATGGCCCAGAACTACACACAACCGGTGCTGAGCACAATTCAGAAGGGCCGCCACGCATTCGAAGTTGCAAAGGAACGTTCGGAACAAGACCAAACCCGCTATTCCGCATTTTCGTTGCTCAAGATGCTCAAGGATCCAACTGTCCAAAAGGGCCTGCGCTTTACACAAGCCATGCTCGATGCACTTGGCGAAGAAAACAAGAAGGCCTGA
- a CDS encoding helix-turn-helix transcriptional regulator, whose product MDIDTSCRVRGARVLDVGYAEHQHPYRHAARQGLDCYLFRLQTDGRARALVDNHMMYVEAGDLLMFGPGEAYDLQIDHVGDEDVQSTDLYLFCDGEWIDEWWRDRQHPTHAKLPLHENCVHLWRQLIEEHRRPGGTDTELCDYLLRALCLTVDKMAYDAASTASVPLAAERMRWFIERNAPEDITLKDVADEVGLSVSRAVHIFKETYQQTIVQYLLDVRLQMACDRMRFSTFNLEQIADACGFKSYSYFYRVFRSRYGISPRAFRQRAL is encoded by the coding sequence ATGGATATCGATACCAGTTGTCGCGTGCGCGGGGCACGCGTATTGGATGTTGGCTATGCTGAACACCAGCATCCGTATCGTCACGCGGCCCGGCAGGGACTTGACTGTTATTTGTTTCGATTGCAGACGGACGGTCGTGCGAGAGCACTCGTTGACAATCATATGATGTATGTTGAAGCTGGAGATTTGCTGATGTTTGGACCCGGAGAAGCGTACGATCTCCAGATCGACCACGTCGGGGACGAAGACGTCCAATCGACGGACTTGTATCTATTTTGTGATGGTGAATGGATCGATGAGTGGTGGCGTGATCGGCAGCATCCGACACATGCAAAGTTGCCGTTGCACGAGAACTGTGTTCATCTTTGGCGGCAACTGATTGAAGAGCATCGTCGTCCTGGCGGAACAGATACAGAATTGTGTGACTATCTCTTGCGGGCACTCTGTTTAACCGTGGATAAAATGGCGTACGACGCGGCGTCGACAGCGTCTGTGCCGCTAGCCGCTGAACGAATGCGGTGGTTCATCGAGCGTAACGCACCGGAGGATATCACACTGAAAGATGTGGCCGACGAAGTGGGACTGAGCGTGTCTCGCGCCGTTCATATCTTTAAGGAAACGTATCAGCAAACGATTGTGCAATATTTGCTTGATGTGAGGTTGCAAATGGCTTGCGACCGAATGCGGTTCAGCACGTTTAACCTCGAGCAGATTGCCGATGCATGTGGATTTAAAAGCTATTCGTATTTCTACCGCGTATTTCGATCCCGCTACGGAATTTCCCCACGCGCCTTTCGCCAGCGTGCACTGTGA
- a CDS encoding ABC transporter ATP-binding protein, with translation MNGVYRRLGAYYRPYLPLMYASLALLVVTTGLALAYPYLLKMIVNRVIIGHEYGQLLTLTGGILLAALVKGFFNFGQQYLGQLFGSKTAFDLRNALYKKLNHQPFAYYDEVHSGDLMSRMTADLDAFRMFLAFGINNLVQLFFIVVMGIGLMLSMNWILAIVITCLMPILAVTALRFDKRLHPTFRQIRSTLGALNSGVQENIMGMRTVKSFAKESFEIDKFNRRNDAYFESNMDATRLWRKFFPFIEFVGNFGVVLILMVGGYLVVTNRMNLGDLVAFLSVVWFMIWPMSQLGFFLNNLTQATAAGERLLEILDYPDTLDRDREHLTGEIKGRVEFRNVTVRYGNVEVLKNVSFVAEPGETIALLGLTGSGKTSLTSLIARFYDAGEGQILIDGEDIRHWDRHTLRRQVGVVFQEPFLFSTTIFANIAYGRPNASEEDVERAATLADAAEFIHGLPEGYFTLVGERGMGLSGGQKQRVALARAILLNPSILILDDATSAVDMETEYQIQQALQQVMAGRTTFIIAHRISSLKRADQVLVLDDGRIVDRGTHDELLSRPGLYREIFDMQFQDFSSMNNVAVLTGTSGSRH, from the coding sequence GTGAACGGGGTTTATCGACGGTTAGGCGCATATTACAGGCCTTACTTGCCCTTGATGTATGCCAGTCTGGCACTTCTTGTCGTAACGACAGGCCTGGCGCTCGCCTACCCGTACCTGCTGAAGATGATCGTCAACCGTGTCATCATTGGACACGAGTACGGTCAACTGTTGACGTTGACTGGCGGAATTTTGCTGGCTGCCCTGGTTAAAGGCTTCTTTAACTTTGGTCAGCAGTACCTTGGACAGTTGTTCGGCAGCAAGACAGCATTTGACTTGCGCAATGCACTGTACAAAAAACTGAATCATCAACCTTTTGCTTATTATGACGAGGTTCATTCAGGCGATTTAATGTCGCGTATGACTGCCGATCTCGACGCGTTTCGCATGTTTTTGGCATTCGGCATCAACAACTTGGTCCAACTGTTTTTCATCGTTGTCATGGGAATCGGGTTAATGCTCTCCATGAACTGGATTCTGGCCATTGTCATCACATGTCTTATGCCCATACTCGCCGTGACCGCGCTTCGCTTCGACAAAAGGCTACATCCGACATTCCGACAGATCAGAAGTACACTTGGTGCTCTAAACTCGGGTGTCCAAGAAAACATCATGGGAATGCGGACGGTCAAGTCGTTTGCGAAGGAATCGTTCGAGATCGACAAGTTTAATAGACGGAACGACGCGTACTTCGAGTCCAATATGGACGCGACTCGCCTATGGCGCAAGTTCTTCCCATTCATTGAGTTCGTCGGGAATTTCGGTGTCGTACTGATTCTCATGGTTGGCGGGTATCTGGTCGTGACGAACCGGATGAACTTAGGTGATCTCGTCGCCTTTCTCAGTGTCGTCTGGTTCATGATCTGGCCGATGTCTCAGCTCGGGTTCTTTTTGAACAACTTGACACAGGCGACAGCTGCCGGTGAACGCCTGTTGGAAATTCTCGATTATCCAGACACACTGGATCGCGATCGTGAACATCTGACAGGTGAAATCAAGGGCAGGGTGGAGTTCCGCAACGTAACGGTTCGCTACGGAAATGTCGAAGTCCTGAAAAATGTAAGCTTCGTCGCGGAGCCGGGCGAAACCATCGCGCTCTTGGGCCTGACTGGTTCCGGAAAGACAAGTCTAACATCCCTGATAGCTCGATTTTATGACGCGGGTGAAGGACAAATTCTCATCGACGGTGAGGATATTCGCCATTGGGATCGGCACACGCTTCGCAGACAAGTCGGTGTAGTCTTCCAAGAACCGTTCCTGTTCTCGACGACCATCTTTGCAAACATTGCGTACGGTCGTCCAAATGCGAGTGAAGAGGACGTAGAACGTGCGGCGACGTTGGCGGATGCTGCCGAGTTTATTCATGGGCTTCCCGAAGGATATTTCACGCTCGTGGGTGAGCGGGGGATGGGCCTCTCCGGAGGTCAAAAGCAGCGCGTCGCGCTCGCTCGGGCGATTTTGCTGAATCCCTCCATTCTCATCCTCGACGATGCAACGAGCGCTGTCGACATGGAGACGGAATATCAGATTCAACAAGCGCTCCAGCAAGTGATGGCTGGACGTACGACGTTCATCATTGCACATCGAATTTCGTCGTTGAAGCGTGCAGATCAGGTTTTGGTCTTGGACGATGGTCGTATTGTCGACAGAGGAACACACGACGAACTGTTATCTCGCCCAGGACTCTATCGTGAAATTTTTGATATGCAATTCCAAGATTTCTCGTCCATGAACAACGTGGCAGTGCTAACTGGAACGAGCGGTTCGAGACACTGA
- a CDS encoding ABC transporter ATP-binding protein, with translation MLRSPFIYRDDEALEKKFQLGQVRRLAAYMKPYPGMIFGALAATCGNIAVTLLGPFMVGRTIDIAITKGNTRLLMEDGIILIALYLLNFAASYVRIHLTNRLGQSVIQGLRRELFSHVQTLSNDFYDSRPAGSILVRIMNDVNSLQDLFTNGVINTITNLFTLIGIIAIMLSLNWHLSLVSLVVLPFMFLISIRLTVNIRRAWQQVRLRLSRINAHLAEGIQGMRVTESYVRQEENQTFFEKMNRDYMGRFLHAQRWSIPFGPLVDLTGALGSALLFWYGVHLLRADLVTVGLLIAFANYLGNFWTPIGQLGQVYNQLLVAMASSERIFQYLDTKALIADTPGAQDLPAVKGRVTFEHVGFEYEAGRLALDNVSFDAKPGETIALVGHTGAGKTTVINLLARFYDTSSGRILIDGKDIRDVTVESLRSQVGMVLQETFIFSGTIMENIRYGNPASTDEEVKAAATAVYANVFIEQLENGYETEVRERGNRLSQGQRQLISFARAILADPQILILDEATASIDTYTEHLIQKGLEVLLAGRTAFVVAHRLSTIRDADQILVFDHGQIVERGTHETLMEGKGYYYDLVAAQYRFLA, from the coding sequence ATGTTGCGATCCCCATTCATTTATCGCGACGACGAAGCCCTGGAGAAGAAGTTTCAATTGGGCCAAGTTCGTCGGCTGGCAGCTTATATGAAACCATATCCCGGAATGATTTTCGGGGCACTGGCGGCAACGTGTGGAAACATCGCCGTCACGTTGCTTGGCCCCTTTATGGTGGGGCGAACGATTGACATCGCCATCACCAAAGGCAATACCCGTTTGCTCATGGAGGACGGCATCATCCTCATCGCTCTCTACCTGCTCAATTTTGCCGCATCCTACGTGCGGATTCACTTGACGAATCGACTGGGGCAAAGCGTCATTCAGGGGCTTCGCCGTGAACTATTCAGCCATGTGCAAACGCTGTCGAACGATTTTTACGACAGTCGACCGGCCGGATCGATCCTCGTCCGCATTATGAACGATGTCAATTCCTTGCAGGATCTATTCACGAACGGCGTCATTAACACGATTACCAACTTGTTCACACTGATTGGCATCATCGCTATCATGCTTTCGCTCAACTGGCACTTGTCCCTTGTCAGCCTGGTGGTTTTACCGTTTATGTTTCTCATCTCCATTCGTCTAACCGTGAACATCCGCCGAGCCTGGCAGCAAGTCCGGTTGCGGTTGAGTCGCATCAACGCCCACTTGGCCGAAGGGATTCAAGGTATGCGCGTTACGGAATCGTACGTCCGGCAGGAGGAGAACCAGACTTTTTTCGAAAAGATGAACCGCGATTACATGGGGCGCTTTTTGCATGCACAACGGTGGAGTATTCCCTTTGGCCCCCTTGTCGATCTCACCGGCGCCTTGGGCAGCGCCCTTCTGTTTTGGTACGGCGTTCATCTCCTTCGCGCTGACTTGGTGACCGTAGGTCTCCTCATTGCTTTTGCCAACTACCTGGGGAACTTCTGGACACCAATCGGACAGCTTGGCCAGGTTTACAACCAGTTGCTGGTTGCCATGGCGTCTTCCGAGCGAATCTTCCAGTACCTCGATACGAAGGCGTTAATTGCGGACACACCAGGAGCACAGGATCTGCCTGCTGTAAAAGGCCGGGTGACGTTTGAACACGTCGGCTTTGAATACGAAGCAGGGCGTCTTGCACTCGATAACGTAAGCTTTGACGCAAAACCGGGCGAAACGATTGCACTGGTTGGCCATACAGGGGCAGGCAAAACTACCGTCATCAATTTGCTGGCTCGTTTCTACGACACCTCTTCGGGCCGTATTCTCATCGACGGCAAAGACATCCGTGACGTCACCGTGGAAAGTCTGCGCTCTCAAGTGGGTATGGTTCTACAGGAGACATTCATCTTCTCTGGAACCATCATGGAGAATATTCGCTACGGCAACCCCGCCTCGACAGACGAGGAAGTCAAGGCTGCTGCAACGGCGGTGTACGCCAACGTCTTCATTGAGCAATTGGAGAACGGGTATGAGACGGAAGTTCGCGAACGCGGAAACAGACTGTCGCAGGGTCAGCGTCAACTCATTTCGTTTGCGCGAGCCATCTTGGCTGATCCGCAAATTCTCATATTGGACGAAGCGACAGCCAGTATCGATACGTACACGGAGCACCTCATTCAAAAGGGGCTGGAAGTGTTGCTGGCCGGACGTACAGCATTTGTCGTGGCGCATCGACTGTCAACCATCCGCGACGCCGACCAAATTCTCGTCTTCGATCACGGTCAAATCGTTGAGCGAGGAACGCACGAGACTCTCATGGAAGGCAAAGGCTACTACTACGATCTCGTCGCCGCCCAGTACCGTTTCCTCGCCTAG
- the coaA gene encoding type I pantothenate kinase translates to MESNQSKTAFSPYIKFPREEWRHLRASTPLPLNESELAALHGINEEVSLTEVEEIYLPLSRLLNLYVGATQNLYKATNAFLGNLGGKVPYIIGIAGSVAVGKSTTARIIQALLSRWPNHPKVDLVTTDGFLYPNAELERRGILHRKGFPESYDTRQLIHFLADVKSGKPEVVAPVYSHLTYDIVPTEKILVRQPDIVILEGLNVLQTVKPSQSGKKMTVFVSDFFDFSIYVDAPERFIRQWYVDRFHTLRETAFRDKKSYFHRFSSLTDDEANQIALNIWEDINAKNLRENILPTKQRAQLILQKGDHHMVERVELRKL, encoded by the coding sequence ATGGAGTCAAATCAGTCAAAAACCGCATTTTCTCCATACATTAAGTTTCCCCGTGAGGAGTGGCGCCATCTTCGAGCGTCAACGCCTTTGCCTTTAAACGAGTCGGAACTAGCCGCGTTACACGGCATAAACGAAGAAGTTTCATTGACAGAAGTAGAAGAAATTTACTTACCATTGTCACGGTTGCTCAATTTGTACGTCGGGGCTACACAAAATCTCTACAAGGCGACAAATGCGTTCCTCGGGAACCTAGGCGGCAAGGTGCCGTACATCATCGGGATCGCGGGCAGTGTCGCTGTAGGAAAAAGCACGACAGCGCGCATTATCCAAGCGCTTCTGTCGAGATGGCCCAATCATCCAAAAGTCGATCTCGTCACGACCGATGGATTTCTCTATCCGAACGCGGAGTTGGAGCGGCGCGGCATTCTTCATCGAAAAGGTTTTCCAGAGAGTTACGACACACGTCAACTTATTCACTTTCTGGCAGATGTCAAATCCGGCAAACCAGAAGTGGTTGCTCCCGTTTACTCTCACTTGACATACGACATTGTGCCAACGGAAAAGATCCTCGTCAGGCAGCCTGATATCGTCATTCTTGAAGGCCTGAATGTCCTGCAAACCGTCAAACCATCTCAGTCCGGGAAGAAGATGACAGTATTTGTCTCGGATTTCTTCGACTTTTCCATCTATGTCGACGCTCCGGAGCGATTTATTCGGCAGTGGTACGTTGATCGGTTTCACACGCTGCGTGAAACCGCCTTCCGGGATAAGAAGTCATACTTTCATCGTTTCTCCAGCTTAACGGACGACGAGGCGAACCAAATCGCTTTAAATATTTGGGAGGATATCAACGCCAAGAACCTAAGGGAGAACATTCTCCCTACGAAACAGCGGGCGCAACTCATTCTCCAAAAAGGCGATCACCACATGGTGGAGCGCGTAGAGCTTCGCAAACTCTAA
- a CDS encoding C40 family peptidase, with amino-acid sequence MTVRAKLKRSWKQVMGACLAMASVSSISAVTTTAGAAVRYKTVAHAGHLPPDVRHVRTVRSAGEGASWQAKYNAVLRVARSKLGTPYRWGHNEDRGQYGFDCSNYTEYVYHHALGYKFTTSSRGQARHVGWRVPRKDMRPGDLLIFENGKHVGIYVGHNEMIQEGGGKGKVAYMKIGPGYYWHNHLTAVKRMF; translated from the coding sequence GTGACAGTACGTGCCAAGTTGAAACGCAGCTGGAAACAAGTCATGGGCGCATGTCTTGCGATGGCCTCAGTCAGTTCCATCTCGGCCGTCACGACGACCGCTGGCGCCGCCGTTCGTTATAAAACTGTTGCCCATGCGGGACATTTACCGCCGGACGTCCGGCATGTTCGCACTGTACGGAGCGCTGGTGAAGGGGCTTCCTGGCAAGCTAAATACAACGCCGTTTTGCGTGTGGCTAGAAGTAAACTGGGTACGCCTTATCGTTGGGGGCACAATGAGGATCGAGGCCAGTATGGTTTTGATTGTTCTAACTACACGGAATACGTATATCATCACGCGTTAGGCTACAAGTTCACCACGTCGTCTCGTGGACAAGCCCGTCATGTCGGTTGGCGTGTGCCAAGGAAAGACATGCGGCCTGGCGACCTGTTGATTTTCGAGAACGGCAAGCACGTGGGTATTTATGTCGGTCACAACGAAATGATTCAAGAAGGCGGCGGCAAAGGCAAAGTTGCCTACATGAAAATTGGCCCAGGCTACTACTGGCATAACCACTTAACTGCCGTCAAACGGATGTTTTAA
- a CDS encoding sugar-binding transcriptional regulator — protein METSDWIAVRRVVPELMDVLQRRLRILQRIHLLGPIGRRALAQAMQQSERVLRAELDILRRQGLLHSSATGVSLSDEGSTLLGELEQVASAAAGRADLAWTLSQTLHIPNVVVVEGDSDAEPWVKDQLGLQAGQYLHSILEDNDIVAVTGGTTVAAVARNMPVCNDRQGIRVVPARGGVGETVAYQANTIAAQLADKVGGTSIMLHVPDRLSPGAVEQLLTDPYVQERLPTIRSSTVVVHGIGDAMAMARRRQSSQEEMAEITMHNAQAEAFGYYFDADGNVAYSMKTIGLRLSDISHVRVVLAIAGGANKANAIAAAAKAYRIDTLVTDEGAANRLVQQYSHT, from the coding sequence ATGGAAACTTCAGATTGGATTGCTGTACGCAGGGTGGTCCCGGAACTGATGGACGTCCTGCAGAGAAGATTACGCATTTTACAACGCATTCACTTGCTTGGACCCATTGGGCGTCGAGCTTTGGCTCAAGCTATGCAACAGTCAGAACGGGTCCTGCGAGCCGAACTAGACATTCTTCGACGGCAAGGCCTCTTACACAGTTCGGCCACAGGCGTATCACTTTCTGATGAGGGAAGCACCTTATTGGGTGAGCTCGAGCAAGTGGCCTCCGCAGCAGCGGGACGGGCGGATTTGGCATGGACACTTTCTCAGACACTACATATACCAAACGTTGTTGTGGTGGAAGGGGACAGTGATGCAGAACCGTGGGTCAAAGACCAACTGGGGCTGCAAGCTGGGCAGTATTTGCACAGTATCCTCGAGGACAATGACATCGTAGCTGTGACTGGCGGAACAACGGTTGCTGCGGTCGCGCGCAACATGCCTGTTTGTAACGACCGACAAGGTATTCGAGTCGTTCCGGCACGCGGCGGGGTCGGTGAAACAGTAGCCTATCAGGCAAATACGATAGCGGCTCAGTTGGCGGACAAAGTCGGGGGAACATCGATCATGCTGCACGTACCTGACAGACTCTCGCCTGGGGCAGTCGAACAACTGCTTACTGATCCATACGTACAAGAGCGGTTGCCAACCATTCGCTCATCAACGGTCGTGGTCCACGGCATCGGTGACGCCATGGCCATGGCACGCCGACGGCAGTCCAGCCAGGAAGAAATGGCAGAGATAACGATGCACAACGCGCAGGCGGAAGCGTTCGGTTATTACTTCGATGCGGACGGAAATGTCGCTTATTCGATGAAGACCATTGGTCTGAGATTGTCTGATATCAGTCATGTACGCGTCGTCCTGGCCATCGCTGGAGGTGCGAATAAGGCTAACGCCATTGCAGCTGCAGCCAAGGCCTACCGAATTGACACGTTGGTCACTGATGAAGGCGCGGCAAATCGCCTGGTACAACAATATTCTCATACGTGA
- the gap gene encoding type I glyceraldehyde-3-phosphate dehydrogenase — protein MAVKVGINGFGRIGRNVFRAALKNPNIEIVAVNDLTNAEVLASLLKYDSVHGTLDADVREENGSIVVGDRKVLVFAERDPGNIKWGDAGVDIVIESTGIFTDKNKAEVHITSGGAKKVIISAPAKNEDVTIVMGVNHDSYDPAKHHVISNASCTTNCLAPVAKVIDDTFGIEKALMTTVHSYTNDQRILDLPHKDMRRARAAALNIIPTSTGAAKAVGLVLPHLNGRLNGMAMRVPTPNVSLVDLTAQVKKTATVESVNAALKQAAEGSLKGILAYSDEPLVSRDYNGDPHSSSVDALSTMIIDDMVKVVAWYDNEWGYSNRVVDLATFIASKM, from the coding sequence ATGGCAGTAAAAGTCGGTATTAACGGTTTTGGACGTATTGGTCGTAACGTATTTCGCGCAGCACTCAAGAATCCTAACATTGAAATCGTTGCAGTGAACGATTTGACAAACGCAGAAGTCTTAGCTTCTCTCTTGAAGTACGACTCTGTACACGGTACCTTGGACGCTGATGTGCGTGAGGAAAATGGTTCCATTGTTGTCGGTGACAGAAAAGTTCTCGTCTTTGCCGAACGCGATCCCGGCAACATCAAATGGGGCGATGCCGGCGTTGATATCGTGATCGAATCAACCGGTATCTTTACGGACAAGAACAAGGCAGAAGTTCACATCACGTCTGGCGGAGCGAAGAAGGTTATCATTTCTGCACCGGCGAAAAACGAAGATGTAACCATCGTCATGGGTGTGAACCATGACAGCTATGATCCAGCAAAGCACCACGTCATTTCCAACGCCTCCTGCACCACGAACTGCTTGGCGCCTGTGGCGAAGGTTATCGATGACACGTTCGGGATCGAAAAAGCCTTAATGACAACTGTTCACTCCTACACCAACGACCAACGCATTCTCGACCTGCCGCACAAAGATATGCGTCGCGCGCGTGCAGCGGCACTCAATATCATCCCGACATCCACGGGTGCTGCGAAGGCTGTGGGCCTCGTACTGCCGCACTTAAACGGACGCTTGAACGGGATGGCAATGCGCGTACCGACGCCGAATGTGTCTTTGGTTGACTTGACGGCACAAGTGAAGAAGACGGCTACCGTTGAGTCCGTCAATGCAGCATTGAAACAGGCTGCAGAAGGCAGCTTAAAGGGCATTCTCGCATACAGCGACGAGCCGCTCGTTTCCCGCGACTATAACGGCGACCCGCACTCTTCATCGGTTGACGCACTGTCCACCATGATTATCGACGACATGGTCAAGGTCGTTGCATGGTACGACAACGAATGGGGCTACTCCAACCGCGTCGTCGACTTGGCAACGTTCATCGCATCCAAGATGTAA
- a CDS encoding aldo/keto reductase, whose protein sequence is MGKFPLNDSGISASRLVYGCMGLGGSDWSNKTAYTPEDVKQAHEAVEAALSIGINMFDHANIYKSGKAEQIFGEVLKERKDLRDRIILQSKCGIRFADDLAPFTRFDFSKDYILDCVDGILSRLGTDYLDILLLHRPDALVEPEEVAEAFHHLKASGKVKSFGVSNMSAGQIRLLQSCLDVPIVVNQLEMSLYRHNWVDVGINVNRDPAANDIFPEGTLEFCRLENIQIQAWGPLAQGIYTGRPLTDQSETVRATAQKVQAYAEQKGTTAESILLAWLMRHPAGIQPVIGTKTPERILACKDAERITLTREEWYDLWITARGAVMP, encoded by the coding sequence ATGGGAAAATTTCCACTCAACGATAGCGGTATTTCCGCGAGCCGATTGGTATACGGTTGCATGGGGTTAGGCGGATCGGATTGGTCAAACAAGACGGCGTATACTCCGGAGGACGTGAAACAAGCCCACGAAGCCGTTGAGGCGGCTCTGTCCATCGGAATCAACATGTTTGATCACGCGAACATTTACAAATCCGGTAAAGCGGAGCAAATTTTCGGAGAGGTACTCAAGGAGCGGAAGGACCTGCGAGATCGAATCATCCTGCAATCCAAGTGCGGCATTCGCTTCGCCGACGACCTGGCTCCTTTCACGCGATTTGATTTCTCAAAAGACTACATATTGGACTGTGTTGACGGGATTCTTTCACGGCTTGGGACGGACTACTTGGATATTCTTCTCCTACACAGGCCCGACGCCCTAGTGGAGCCCGAAGAAGTGGCCGAGGCATTCCATCATCTGAAGGCCTCCGGCAAGGTCAAATCGTTTGGCGTGTCCAACATGAGCGCTGGCCAAATCCGTCTGCTGCAATCCTGCCTGGATGTTCCCATCGTTGTCAACCAACTGGAAATGAGCCTATATCGTCACAACTGGGTAGATGTCGGGATCAATGTCAATCGCGATCCCGCCGCGAACGATATCTTCCCAGAAGGCACCTTGGAGTTCTGCCGGCTCGAGAACATTCAAATTCAAGCTTGGGGCCCGCTTGCACAAGGCATCTACACGGGGCGCCCATTGACAGACCAGAGCGAAACCGTTCGAGCAACTGCACAGAAAGTTCAAGCGTATGCGGAACAGAAAGGGACCACGGCCGAGTCAATCCTGCTCGCCTGGCTCATGAGACACCCAGCCGGCATTCAGCCTGTCATCGGGACGAAAACGCCTGAGCGTATTCTCGCGTGCAAAGACGCCGAGCGTATCACTTTGACGCGCGAAGAATGGTATGACCTCTGGATCACCGCCCGCGGAGCCGTGATGCCGTAA